The following are from one region of the Sphingomonas sp. J315 genome:
- a CDS encoding class I SAM-dependent methyltransferase: MNDAAYTPPLGTGDTADYDRAIRRWTREMRWRRAMVDALAPRPGETIVDVGCGTGSFAVMLKAAEPGVEVVGIDPDEEALAIARAKADAAGLAIRWERGFARDVGTRSADAVVSSLMFHQVPMVEKQTGLAAMHAALRPGGRLVIADYGRQRGLMRLLFRLTIQRLDGVADTQSNADGMLPGLVAAAGFRNVREAARIHTITGTIALIVAERPG; encoded by the coding sequence ATGAACGATGCGGCCTATACCCCACCGCTCGGAACCGGCGATACCGCGGACTACGACCGCGCGATCCGGCGCTGGACGCGCGAGATGCGCTGGCGTCGCGCGATGGTCGATGCGCTCGCGCCGCGGCCCGGCGAAACCATCGTCGACGTTGGGTGCGGCACCGGCAGCTTCGCCGTGATGCTCAAGGCTGCCGAGCCGGGCGTCGAGGTGGTCGGCATCGATCCCGACGAGGAGGCGCTGGCGATTGCGCGGGCCAAGGCGGACGCCGCCGGCCTCGCCATCCGCTGGGAACGCGGCTTCGCGCGTGACGTCGGCACGCGATCCGCCGACGCGGTGGTGTCGAGCCTCATGTTCCACCAGGTCCCGATGGTCGAGAAGCAGACAGGGCTGGCGGCGATGCATGCCGCGCTTCGTCCCGGCGGCAGGCTCGTGATCGCCGACTATGGCCGCCAGCGCGGGCTGATGCGCCTGCTGTTTCGCCTGACTATCCAGCGACTCGACGGCGTGGCCGACACCCAATCCAATGCCGACGGCATGCTTCCCGGGCTCGTCGCGGCGGCCGGGTTCAGGAACGTGCGGGAAGCGGCGCGCATTCACACGATAACGGGTACGATCGCGCTGATCGTCGCGGAGCGGCCCGGCTGA
- a CDS encoding MAPEG family protein yields the protein MDLKAEQSQIRKQSALAFLLCAAVFAACVLFLPRWIAFPSEIGARLAFAIQTSLVHFVILLLAVRLVSSGRYRSAADIGGSAKGPPSPALAVKAAFLQNTLEQAFLGVGAHLALASAAGGRWLALLVASAVLFAIGRLAFYRGYPGGAGARAFGMATTALASLTCYVAALALLIGRLVGG from the coding sequence ATGGACCTCAAGGCCGAGCAAAGCCAAATCCGGAAGCAGTCCGCGCTGGCCTTTCTGCTGTGCGCCGCCGTGTTTGCGGCATGCGTCCTGTTCCTTCCCCGTTGGATCGCGTTCCCGTCGGAGATCGGCGCCCGGCTCGCCTTCGCGATCCAGACCAGCCTCGTCCATTTTGTAATCCTCCTGCTGGCGGTCCGCCTGGTGTCGAGCGGGCGTTACCGCTCGGCCGCCGACATCGGCGGGTCGGCCAAGGGACCGCCGAGCCCAGCCCTCGCGGTCAAGGCCGCCTTCCTGCAGAACACGCTCGAGCAGGCGTTCCTCGGCGTCGGCGCGCATCTGGCGCTGGCCTCGGCCGCCGGCGGACGCTGGCTGGCGCTGCTCGTCGCGTCGGCCGTCCTGTTCGCGATCGGCCGGCTCGCCTTCTACCGCGGCTATCCGGGCGGTGCCGGGGCACGCGCCTTCGGCATGGCGACGACTGCGCTGGCGTCGCTCACTTGCTATGTCGCCGCGCTTGCTTTGCTGATCGGCCGCCTAGTCGGAGGGTGA
- a CDS encoding cytochrome c/FTR1 family iron permease: MLAILLLSFPARAQGSAAEVQTTWRLLDYIAVDYSGAVSNGKVISDAEYAEMIEFAGQVDARIQALAPTSAKPDLLRRTGALRSAIGAKAPPAAVAEQSRALASALLAAYPVPLAPTAPPDLTRAAGLYAQNCASCHGANGDGRGPDAAKLDPPPIAFTDKARADQRSLFGLYQVIDQGLEGTAMQSFVALPEADRWALAFHVGQLAYPEAAAREGERLWREDAAVRAKYPNLAALVGATPAALAADLGAERATALTAFLRRHPEAVTARVDGSLALTRERLDQSLAAYRAGDRKGAADLALSAYLDGFEPVEPVLAARDAALMGRIERAMAELRAAVGEGRPVGEVEVANRALASLFAEAEAALAPERASGLSSFLGAFGVLLREGLEALLIVIAMIAFLKKTERGEVLGFVHGGWIAALVAGVATWFVATYFISVSGASRELTEGFGSLFAAIILLTVGIWMHGKSNAEAWQRYVKEKVSAALSRRSGWFLFLLSFIVVYREVFETILFYAALWAEGNGVAMLAGAGVAAGLLALIAWVMLRYSARLPITQFFSWSAILIAILAVVLAGKGIAGLQEAGILAIRPLDSVPRVEILGLFPTVQTVLAQVAAIAILAAGFWLSGRGAAAARSPASPSD, translated from the coding sequence ATGCTCGCGATCCTGCTCCTTTCGTTTCCCGCTCGGGCGCAGGGCAGCGCCGCTGAGGTGCAGACGACCTGGCGGCTGCTCGACTATATCGCGGTCGACTATTCGGGCGCGGTCTCGAACGGCAAAGTCATCAGCGACGCCGAATATGCCGAGATGATCGAGTTCGCCGGGCAAGTCGATGCGCGGATACAGGCCCTTGCGCCGACGTCCGCCAAGCCGGACCTGCTGCGCCGGACCGGGGCACTGCGCAGCGCGATCGGCGCCAAGGCGCCTCCCGCGGCGGTGGCCGAACAATCCCGGGCGCTCGCCTCGGCGCTGCTCGCGGCCTATCCGGTGCCGCTGGCGCCGACCGCACCGCCTGACCTGACCCGCGCCGCCGGGCTCTACGCGCAGAACTGCGCCAGCTGCCATGGTGCCAACGGCGACGGCCGCGGTCCCGATGCCGCCAAGCTCGATCCGCCGCCGATCGCCTTCACCGACAAGGCTCGCGCGGACCAGCGCAGTCTGTTCGGGCTTTATCAGGTAATCGATCAGGGCCTCGAAGGCACCGCGATGCAGAGCTTCGTAGCGCTGCCCGAAGCCGATCGTTGGGCATTGGCCTTCCATGTCGGCCAGCTCGCCTATCCCGAAGCGGCGGCGCGCGAGGGCGAACGGCTGTGGCGCGAGGATGCGGCAGTGCGTGCCAAATATCCCAACCTCGCGGCGCTGGTCGGCGCAACGCCTGCCGCGCTGGCGGCCGATCTCGGCGCCGAAAGGGCGACCGCGCTCACCGCCTTTCTGCGCCGCCATCCCGAGGCGGTGACCGCTCGCGTCGACGGCTCGCTCGCGCTGACCCGCGAGCGTCTCGACCAGAGCCTTGCCGCCTATCGCGCCGGCGATCGCAAAGGCGCGGCGGACCTTGCGCTCTCCGCCTATCTCGACGGCTTCGAGCCGGTCGAGCCGGTGCTCGCCGCGCGCGATGCCGCGCTGATGGGCAGGATCGAGCGCGCGATGGCCGAACTGCGCGCCGCGGTCGGCGAAGGCCGCCCGGTGGGCGAGGTCGAGGTCGCCAACCGGGCGCTCGCCAGCCTGTTCGCCGAGGCCGAAGCCGCGCTGGCGCCCGAGCGCGCGAGCGGCCTGTCGAGCTTCCTCGGCGCGTTCGGCGTGCTGCTTCGCGAAGGCCTAGAGGCGCTGCTGATCGTCATCGCGATGATCGCGTTCCTCAAGAAGACCGAGCGCGGCGAGGTGCTCGGCTTCGTCCATGGCGGCTGGATCGCGGCGCTTGTCGCCGGCGTCGCCACCTGGTTCGTCGCGACCTATTTCATCAGCGTGAGCGGCGCGTCGCGCGAGCTCACCGAAGGCTTCGGCTCGCTGTTCGCCGCGATCATCCTGCTCACCGTCGGCATCTGGATGCACGGTAAGAGCAACGCGGAGGCGTGGCAGCGCTATGTGAAGGAGAAGGTCAGCGCCGCGCTGTCGAGACGGTCGGGCTGGTTCCTGTTCCTCCTGTCCTTCATCGTGGTCTATCGCGAGGTGTTCGAGACGATCCTCTTCTATGCCGCGCTATGGGCGGAAGGGAACGGCGTCGCCATGCTGGCCGGAGCCGGCGTCGCCGCCGGTCTGCTCGCGCTGATCGCCTGGGTCATGCTGCGCTACAGTGCCCGGCTGCCGATCACCCAGTTCTTTTCGTGGAGCGCGATCCTGATCGCCATCCTCGCGGTCGTGCTCGCCGGCAAGGGCATCGCCGGCCTGCAGGAGGCGGGCATACTTGCTATCCGGCCGCTCGACAGCGTGCCGCGCGTCGAGATCCTCGGCCTGTTCCCGACCGTGCAGACCGTGCTCGCGCAGGTCGCGGCGATCGCCATCCTCGCGGCGGGCTTCTGGCTCAGCGGCCGCGGCGCGGCGGCCGCGCGCTCGCCGGCATCACCCTCCGACTAG
- a CDS encoding RNA polymerase sigma factor: MHRFFARHGARQDAADLVQESFARLAGARAKRCAAIERPEAYLSTIASNLLRDRARIALSRSLARHIPIDEIPLAGHDPIAALEARDQIERLQASLARLSPKTRSIFLAHRRDGMTYKDIANQTGLSVKAVEQRMSKAIAHIDRVLRHG, translated from the coding sequence TTGCATCGCTTTTTCGCGCGCCACGGCGCACGGCAGGACGCCGCTGATCTCGTTCAGGAGAGTTTCGCCCGGCTCGCCGGCGCACGGGCCAAACGGTGCGCGGCGATCGAACGGCCAGAAGCCTATCTCAGCACGATCGCCTCCAACCTGCTGCGGGACAGGGCCAGGATCGCTCTAAGTCGGTCGCTGGCCCGGCATATTCCGATCGACGAGATTCCGCTTGCAGGACACGATCCGATTGCCGCGCTTGAGGCGCGCGATCAAATCGAACGGCTCCAAGCCTCGCTGGCCCGTTTGTCTCCAAAGACCCGATCGATCTTTCTTGCCCATCGTCGCGACGGGATGACTTACAAGGATATCGCCAACCAAACTGGTCTGAGTGTAAAAGCGGTCGAGCAGCGTATGTCGAAAGCCATCGCCCATATTGACCGCGTGCTGAGGCACGGCTGA
- a CDS encoding helix-turn-helix transcriptional regulator: protein MTNALDSAQLRDFEEVYKACKAAENSARLSEVIDEAIQQFGFRWFALVDDGDLYKHRSGCMMLTNYPSSWVDEVISARLYRDDPVHAASIRSPTGLCWERIPEVIAPTRAQLSVLERGRAHGLTTGYTVPFRIPGERGAFFSIARPKDRPFTYSEAIAAQLIGGIAFETGRALVKGRAVKAHGAPLTPRQIDCLRLIAAGKTEWEMGKILGLSPSTIHEYVEAARRRYGVKTRSQLVLAAARDGYVSLNYLT, encoded by the coding sequence ATGACGAACGCTTTGGACTCGGCACAGCTTAGAGACTTCGAGGAAGTCTACAAGGCGTGTAAAGCGGCCGAGAATAGTGCGCGACTCTCTGAAGTGATCGACGAGGCAATCCAGCAATTTGGTTTTCGTTGGTTTGCCCTCGTCGATGACGGCGACCTGTACAAGCACCGTTCGGGCTGCATGATGTTGACCAACTACCCGTCATCTTGGGTAGACGAGGTCATCAGCGCGCGACTGTATAGGGATGATCCGGTTCATGCCGCCAGCATCCGAAGTCCCACCGGCCTCTGTTGGGAACGCATTCCCGAGGTGATCGCCCCTACGCGGGCGCAGCTGTCGGTTCTTGAGCGCGGCCGAGCTCATGGTCTGACCACGGGTTACACGGTACCCTTTCGCATTCCTGGTGAGCGTGGCGCCTTCTTCAGCATAGCCCGCCCAAAAGATCGGCCTTTTACCTACTCCGAAGCAATTGCGGCACAGCTGATTGGCGGAATAGCGTTTGAGACGGGACGCGCACTGGTCAAAGGCCGCGCGGTCAAAGCTCATGGCGCGCCCCTCACCCCGCGCCAAATTGACTGTCTTCGGCTGATTGCCGCCGGAAAAACTGAGTGGGAAATGGGTAAAATCCTCGGTCTTAGCCCCAGCACGATCCATGAATACGTTGAGGCCGCCCGCCGGCGTTATGGCGTGAAGACCCGAAGTCAGCTCGTGCTTGCTGCCGCTCGGGACGGTTATGTCAGCCTCAATTATCTGACTTGA
- a CDS encoding LysR family transcriptional regulator: MMSFDIRQLRYAIAAADHGSFYRAARTLDVEQSTLSRAILKLERSIGMPIFERSRAGVTTTLAGNAFIRGAKPMVATADKLVAMMRAAGQGRAGGLVLGHNSSVSAGNLRATMMSWCDAHPDVEVGCVEADRSILLAGLDTGEIDIAILMGAASHNGFRCEPLWSERMLAALPLSHPLAERDVVHWTDLRGERFLLPAADPGPEIRDMLLGRLAVSSVKPDIRMLQASRETVLSVLGGSSGISIVCEGSTGARYPDIVYRAIHGEQGPALTGHSGCWRADNDNPALRRFLEFIKARYALSFDFAQIFQ; this comes from the coding sequence ATGATGTCGTTTGACATCCGCCAACTACGCTACGCAATCGCTGCCGCCGATCACGGCAGCTTCTATCGAGCGGCGCGTACGCTCGATGTCGAGCAATCGACGCTCAGTCGGGCTATCCTGAAGCTGGAGCGCTCGATCGGAATGCCGATCTTTGAGCGCTCGCGCGCCGGCGTAACGACGACGCTGGCCGGAAACGCTTTCATTCGCGGCGCGAAACCAATGGTGGCAACGGCCGACAAGCTCGTGGCGATGATGCGGGCAGCCGGCCAGGGCCGCGCGGGTGGTCTCGTGCTGGGGCATAACAGCTCGGTTTCCGCCGGCAATTTACGTGCAACAATGATGAGTTGGTGCGACGCGCACCCCGACGTCGAAGTCGGATGCGTCGAAGCGGACCGCAGCATCCTGCTCGCCGGCCTTGATACAGGGGAGATCGACATTGCGATCCTCATGGGTGCCGCCAGCCATAACGGATTCCGCTGCGAGCCGCTTTGGAGCGAGCGGATGTTGGCCGCGCTTCCACTCTCGCATCCGCTCGCGGAACGCGACGTGGTTCACTGGACGGATCTTCGCGGCGAGCGGTTTCTGCTTCCGGCCGCTGATCCCGGCCCGGAGATACGGGATATGTTGCTGGGCCGTTTGGCGGTTTCGAGCGTAAAGCCTGACATCCGAATGCTCCAGGCGAGCCGCGAGACAGTGCTGAGCGTTCTCGGTGGGAGCTCCGGCATCAGCATCGTTTGCGAAGGCTCCACCGGAGCGCGCTATCCCGATATCGTCTATCGAGCGATACACGGCGAACAGGGGCCGGCCTTAACGGGCCATTCCGGTTGCTGGCGCGCTGACAACGACAACCCGGCGCTGCGGCGTTTCCTTGAATTCATCAAAGCACGCTACGCGCTCTCCTTTGATTTCGCCCAGATATTTCAGTAA
- a CDS encoding DUF2274 domain-containing protein, protein MTKLKLGPLADDRPVKLTVELPAAVHRDLAAYAAALAAETGGDAVTPEKLVAPMLARFMASDRGFARGRRSANG, encoded by the coding sequence ATGACGAAGTTGAAGCTGGGGCCGCTCGCTGACGACCGGCCGGTGAAGCTGACCGTGGAGCTGCCCGCCGCCGTCCACCGCGATCTTGCAGCCTACGCGGCTGCGCTGGCAGCGGAGACCGGCGGCGACGCTGTGACGCCGGAGAAGCTGGTTGCGCCGATGCTCGCGCGGTTCATGGCGAGCGACCGTGGCTTTGCGCGCGGACGGCGTAGCGCGAACGGCTGA
- a CDS encoding TrbI/VirB10 family protein, giving the protein MSEPVDTPAAAPAAPRSDPQAFQLRGDPPRVMRLSRKALAVVGVAAGLGIGGSLIYALRPPGEKTAQELYNTDSRTTAETITSGPSDYAQAPRLGPPLPGDLGGPIVSAQQRGENVPVPPVGAQPGHPDPRAQAAEAARQRAQQERDAARTSSVFLGSSGGAASSTAPASLGLAAPNPAPPATADAAAESDQAAKRAFMAQAPNQRTVSVERLTAPASPNIVQAGSIIPAALITGIRSDLPGQITAQVTANVYDSPTGRILVIPQGARLIGEYDSEIAAGQTRVLLAWDRLIMPDGRSIVLERQPGADGAGFAGLQDRVNQHWGNLLKAAAVSTLLGVGAELGADSEDDLTRALRRGSQDTINQTGQQIVRRQLNVQPTLTIRPGHPLRVVITRDLVLEPIGATR; this is encoded by the coding sequence GTGAGCGAGCCCGTAGACACCCCGGCCGCCGCGCCCGCCGCGCCGCGCTCCGATCCGCAGGCCTTCCAGCTTCGCGGAGACCCACCGCGCGTCATGCGCCTGTCGCGCAAAGCGCTCGCCGTCGTTGGCGTCGCCGCCGGCCTCGGGATCGGCGGCTCGCTGATTTATGCGCTGCGGCCGCCCGGCGAGAAGACCGCGCAGGAACTCTACAACACCGACAGTAGGACCACGGCCGAGACTATCACCTCCGGGCCGAGCGACTATGCGCAGGCGCCCCGGCTCGGCCCGCCGCTCCCCGGCGACTTGGGCGGCCCTATTGTCTCCGCGCAGCAGCGCGGCGAGAATGTCCCCGTGCCGCCGGTCGGCGCGCAGCCAGGTCATCCCGATCCCCGCGCTCAGGCCGCCGAGGCCGCCCGCCAGCGCGCGCAACAAGAGCGCGACGCGGCGCGGACCAGTTCGGTCTTCCTCGGCAGCAGCGGCGGCGCGGCGTCATCAACGGCCCCGGCTTCCCTCGGCCTCGCAGCGCCGAACCCGGCACCTCCAGCGACAGCCGATGCAGCGGCGGAAAGCGACCAGGCCGCCAAGCGCGCCTTCATGGCGCAGGCACCCAACCAGCGCACGGTCAGCGTCGAGCGGCTGACGGCACCGGCATCGCCCAACATCGTGCAGGCCGGCAGCATCATCCCGGCTGCGCTCATCACCGGCATCCGCTCAGACCTGCCCGGCCAGATCACCGCCCAGGTGACGGCCAACGTCTATGACAGCCCGACCGGGCGCATCCTCGTCATTCCGCAGGGCGCACGGCTGATCGGCGAGTATGACAGCGAGATCGCCGCCGGGCAGACCCGCGTGCTGCTTGCATGGGACCGCCTTATCATGCCGGACGGGCGCTCGATCGTTCTCGAGCGCCAGCCCGGCGCCGACGGAGCTGGGTTCGCGGGGCTACAGGACCGCGTGAACCAGCATTGGGGTAATCTCCTCAAGGCGGCAGCCGTCTCGACGCTCCTCGGCGTCGGCGCCGAGCTGGGCGCGGACAGCGAGGACGACCTGACCCGCGCCCTCCGGCGCGGCTCGCAGGACACGATCAACCAGACCGGCCAGCAGATCGTGCGTCGCCAGCTCAATGTGCAGCCGACGCTGACAATCCGGCCAGGCCATCCGCTGCGCGTGGTCATCACCCGCGACCTCGTGCTCGAACCGATCGGAGCAACGCGATGA
- the trbG gene encoding P-type conjugative transfer protein TrbG gives MTVSPHRRAASAALLVSATALAGCATTSARSPAITYDDPPAEIAATLAPEAPRAVEVVTIPEPLPLPGQLMPLPDTRRPPEPTDPRQRVGAANAAARVQPVRDGFLNAIQQYPWTDGALYQVYTAPGQVTDIALQEGEQLVGPGPVAAGDTVRWIIGDTISGSGLTARVHILVKPTRPDLTTNLVINTDRRTYHLELRATSSTYMASVSWTYPQDALIALQGRNAAAAAAAPVASGIDLSTLNFRYRIDGDRAPWRPARAFDDGRQVFIEFPAGISQGEMPPLFVSGASGEAELVNYRVQGRYMVVDRLFAAAELRLGDRRSAQRVRIVRTDGRRGRP, from the coding sequence ATGACCGTCAGTCCACATCGCCGTGCCGCATCGGCGGCGCTGCTCGTTTCCGCCACCGCGCTCGCCGGATGCGCCACCACATCGGCGCGGTCTCCAGCCATCACCTATGACGATCCCCCGGCCGAGATCGCTGCGACGCTCGCCCCGGAAGCGCCCCGCGCCGTCGAAGTGGTGACGATCCCCGAACCGCTGCCGCTTCCGGGCCAGTTGATGCCCCTGCCCGACACACGCCGCCCGCCGGAGCCGACCGATCCTCGCCAGCGCGTCGGCGCGGCGAACGCAGCCGCCCGCGTCCAGCCGGTGCGCGACGGCTTCCTTAACGCCATCCAGCAATATCCGTGGACCGACGGCGCGCTCTATCAGGTCTATACCGCGCCGGGTCAGGTGACGGACATCGCTTTGCAGGAAGGTGAGCAACTCGTAGGGCCAGGGCCGGTCGCGGCCGGTGATACCGTGCGCTGGATCATCGGCGACACCATCAGCGGCAGCGGTCTCACCGCGCGCGTCCACATCCTCGTCAAGCCAACTCGGCCTGATCTCACCACCAATCTCGTCATCAACACCGATCGGCGCACCTATCATCTGGAACTGCGCGCCACCTCCTCGACCTACATGGCGTCGGTGAGCTGGACCTATCCACAGGACGCACTGATCGCCTTGCAGGGCCGCAACGCAGCGGCCGCAGCCGCCGCGCCTGTGGCGAGCGGCATCGACCTGTCCACGCTCAATTTCCGCTATCGCATCGACGGCGATCGCGCGCCGTGGCGACCGGCGCGCGCGTTCGACGATGGACGGCAGGTGTTCATTGAATTTCCGGCCGGGATCTCGCAGGGCGAGATGCCGCCGCTGTTCGTAAGTGGCGCATCTGGCGAAGCCGAGCTGGTCAATTACCGGGTGCAGGGCCGCTACATGGTCGTGGACCGCCTGTTCGCCGCCGCCGAACTGCGGCTGGGCGACCGGCGCAGCGCGCAGCGTGTCCGGATCGTGCGCACCGATGGACGGCGGGGGCGGCCGTGA
- the trbF gene encoding conjugal transfer protein TrbF, which translates to MFKRPTLRYGQTPEPTTPYQRAAQAWDDRIGSSRVQAKNWRVAFFGALALSGGLTAGLIWQSARGHIVPWVVQVDRLGEAQAVAPAEAGYRPTDPQIAFHLARFIEQVRSIPADPVIVRQNWLRAYDFTTDRGAAALNDYARANDPFANVGRVQVAVDVSSVIRASPDSFRVAWTERRYQDGSLATTERWSAILTVVVQPPRTPDALRKNPLGVFVNALNWSKELSQ; encoded by the coding sequence ATGTTCAAACGCCCCACCCTCCGCTACGGCCAGACGCCGGAACCGACGACCCCTTACCAGCGCGCCGCGCAAGCCTGGGACGACCGGATCGGATCGTCCCGCGTGCAGGCGAAGAACTGGCGCGTCGCCTTCTTCGGCGCGTTGGCGCTTTCTGGCGGCCTGACCGCCGGCCTCATCTGGCAATCGGCGCGCGGCCATATCGTCCCCTGGGTCGTGCAGGTCGATCGGCTCGGTGAAGCGCAGGCGGTCGCGCCGGCCGAGGCCGGCTATCGCCCGACCGATCCACAAATCGCGTTCCACCTCGCGCGCTTCATCGAGCAGGTTCGCTCGATCCCGGCCGACCCCGTGATCGTCCGCCAGAACTGGCTCCGCGCTTATGACTTCACCACCGATCGCGGCGCGGCGGCGCTCAACGACTATGCGCGCGCCAACGATCCCTTCGCCAATGTCGGAAGGGTGCAGGTCGCGGTGGACGTGTCGAGCGTCATCCGGGCTTCGCCCGACAGCTTCCGCGTCGCCTGGACCGAACGCCGCTATCAAGACGGCAGCCTCGCCACGACCGAGCGCTGGTCCGCGATCCTTACCGTCGTCGTGCAGCCCCCGCGCACGCCCGACGCCCTGCGCAAGAATCCGCTCGGCGTCTTCGTCAATGCCCTCAACTGGTCAAAGGAGCTGTCGCAATGA
- the trbL gene encoding P-type conjugative transfer protein TrbL has protein sequence MGGTGVVDRFLDVFTRYIDSGFGLLGGEVAFIATTLIVIDVTLAALFWTWGEGDDILARLIKKTLFVGVFAYIIGNWNSLARIVFESFAGLGLKASGTGFTAAELLQPGRVAQVGLEAGQPILESISDLMGWIAFFENFIQIACLLFAWVLVILAFFILAIQLFITLIEFKLATLAGFVLIPFGLFGKTAFMAERVLGLVISSGVKVLVLAVIVGIGSTLFDEFRAGFGGAQPTIEDAMAVALASLCLLGLGIFGPSIANGIVSGGPALGAGAAAGTALAAGGALVGGAAAARLGAGAVAGAVGGAARGAAFTSGAANSAYALGSAGKTGAAAAAGGAAGVGRAAVGAALSPLRKAAGSLKDSYRSGGRAAVTATGGTISGGGAAPAPEASGGPPTWATAMKRRQTMTHGATVAAHTLRSGDGGGGGASVDVSQKD, from the coding sequence ATGGGCGGCACCGGCGTCGTCGATCGCTTTCTGGATGTCTTCACCCGCTACATTGACAGCGGGTTCGGTCTGCTCGGCGGCGAGGTGGCGTTCATCGCCACGACGCTGATCGTCATCGACGTGACGCTTGCCGCGCTGTTTTGGACGTGGGGCGAGGGCGACGACATCCTTGCGAGGCTTATCAAAAAGACCCTGTTCGTCGGCGTCTTCGCCTACATCATCGGCAACTGGAACAGCCTGGCGCGGATCGTCTTCGAGAGCTTCGCCGGCCTTGGATTGAAAGCGTCCGGCACCGGCTTCACGGCCGCCGAGCTGCTCCAGCCGGGCCGCGTCGCTCAGGTCGGCCTTGAGGCGGGTCAGCCCATCCTCGAATCCATCTCCGACCTGATGGGTTGGATCGCCTTCTTCGAGAATTTCATCCAGATCGCGTGCCTGCTGTTCGCTTGGGTGCTGGTCATCCTCGCCTTCTTCATCCTGGCTATCCAGCTTTTCATCACGCTGATCGAGTTCAAGCTGGCGACGCTGGCCGGCTTCGTGCTGATCCCGTTCGGCCTATTCGGCAAGACCGCCTTCATGGCCGAGCGCGTGCTGGGGCTGGTCATCTCGTCGGGCGTCAAGGTGCTGGTGCTCGCCGTCATCGTCGGCATCGGCTCCACCCTGTTCGACGAGTTCCGCGCCGGCTTTGGCGGCGCGCAGCCGACCATCGAGGATGCGATGGCGGTCGCGCTTGCCTCGCTCTGTCTGCTCGGCCTTGGCATCTTCGGCCCGTCGATCGCCAACGGCATCGTCTCAGGCGGTCCCGCACTTGGCGCTGGCGCCGCGGCCGGGACCGCACTCGCCGCCGGGGGCGCGCTGGTCGGTGGCGCTGCCGCCGCTCGCCTCGGTGCCGGCGCAGTCGCCGGTGCGGTTGGCGGCGCGGCCCGTGGCGCGGCGTTCACCTCCGGCGCAGCAAACAGCGCCTACGCGCTCGGCTCTGCCGGAAAGACCGGCGCAGCCGCCGCAGCGGGTGGCGCGGCCGGCGTCGGGCGGGCGGCCGTAGGCGCCGCGCTTTCGCCGCTCAGAAAAGCCGCCGGGTCACTCAAGGACAGCTACCGCTCCGGCGGACGCGCCGCCGTCACCGCCACGGGCGGCACGATTTCTGGCGGCGGCGCAGCGCCCGCGCCGGAGGCGTCCGGTGGCCCGCCGACCTGGGCCACCGCCATGAAGCGCCGCCAAACCATGACCCACGGCGCGACGGTCGCCGCCCATACGCTGCGCTCCGGCGACGGCGGCGGCGGCGGCGCGTCGGTCGATGTCAGCCAGAAGGATTGA
- the trbK-alt gene encoding putative entry exclusion protein TrbK-alt: MDSKLLARIGAIVFVAIAITMTAIEMARAPEPMPEAPGSVAETPATDPLLIELRRCQSLGQAGASDPDCLRAWAENRRRFLAPGARPAARIADGANPQEN; encoded by the coding sequence GTGGACAGCAAGCTCCTCGCTCGGATCGGTGCAATCGTGTTCGTCGCCATCGCAATCACGATGACGGCGATCGAAATGGCGCGCGCACCCGAGCCGATGCCCGAGGCGCCGGGGTCCGTCGCCGAAACCCCGGCGACGGACCCGCTGCTGATCGAACTGCGCCGTTGCCAGTCACTCGGACAGGCCGGCGCGAGCGATCCCGATTGCCTCCGCGCATGGGCGGAAAATCGCCGCCGCTTCCTCGCGCCTGGTGCGCGTCCCGCCGCCCGCATCGCCGATGGGGCGAACCCGCAGGAGAACTGA